The Mesorhizobium koreense genome includes a window with the following:
- a CDS encoding cysteine hydrolase family protein, whose translation MAKTLLGMAGADLTPPKLSDTVLIVIDAQNEYVDGKLPLTGVKPALRNIARLLERARADGGRIIHVQHRGRAGALFDPATKAFAIADEAAPKAGETVVEKPLPNAFAGTTLDETLKSMGAKRLVLAGFMTHMCVSSTARAALDLGYQTTVAADACATRDLPTGRGDISAADLHRAELAALADRFSIVCDTEALV comes from the coding sequence ATGGCGAAGACCTTGCTTGGGATGGCGGGTGCGGACCTGACCCCGCCGAAGCTTTCGGACACTGTGCTGATCGTCATCGACGCGCAGAACGAGTATGTAGACGGCAAGCTGCCGCTGACCGGCGTTAAGCCGGCACTCCGGAACATCGCGCGGCTGCTCGAAAGGGCGCGTGCCGATGGCGGCCGGATAATCCATGTCCAGCATCGCGGCCGCGCGGGCGCCCTCTTCGATCCGGCGACGAAGGCATTCGCCATCGCCGACGAAGCCGCGCCAAAGGCTGGCGAGACGGTGGTGGAAAAGCCGCTGCCCAATGCCTTCGCGGGCACGACGCTGGACGAGACCCTGAAATCCATGGGCGCGAAGCGGCTCGTGCTGGCCGGCTTCATGACGCATATGTGCGTGTCTTCCACCGCGCGCGCCGCGCTCGACCTCGGCTACCAGACGACCGTGGCGGCGGATGCCTGCGCCACGCGCGACCTGCCAACCGGAAGGGGCGATATCTCGGCTGCCGATCTCCATCGCGCCGAGCTTGCCGCGCTCGCCGATCGGTTTTCCATTGTCTGCGATACCGAGGCGCTGGTTTAA
- a CDS encoding glycine--tRNA ligase subunit alpha: MTGNLPDHLHPSRSFQGLILTLQEYWAAYGCVILQPYDMEVGAGTFHPATTLRSLGPRPWNVAYVQPSRRPKDGRYGENPNRLQHYYQYQVILKPNPPDLQELYLGSLGAIGIDPLLHDIRFVEDDWESPTLGAWGLGWECWCDGMEVSQFTYFQQVCGIECAPVSGELTYGLERLAMYVQGVDRVYDLNFNGLEGADRITYGDIFLQAEQEYSRFNFEFADTGLLFRHFDDAEKECTALLKAGAPTHNGPHKLVLPAYDQCIKASHAFNLLDARGVISVTERQNYILRVRNLAKACGEAFLQTEAGGMNMKREAA, from the coding sequence GTGACCGGAAACCTGCCCGACCATCTGCACCCGAGCCGTTCGTTCCAGGGCCTGATCCTGACGCTTCAGGAATATTGGGCGGCCTATGGCTGCGTCATCCTGCAGCCTTACGACATGGAAGTCGGCGCCGGTACCTTCCATCCGGCGACAACCTTGCGCTCGCTCGGGCCGAGGCCGTGGAACGTGGCCTATGTGCAGCCCTCCCGGCGGCCGAAGGACGGCCGCTACGGCGAGAATCCCAACCGGCTTCAACACTATTATCAATATCAGGTGATCCTGAAGCCCAACCCGCCGGATCTGCAGGAACTCTATCTCGGCTCGCTGGGGGCGATCGGCATCGACCCCCTTCTGCACGATATCCGCTTCGTCGAGGACGATTGGGAGAGCCCGACGCTCGGCGCCTGGGGGCTCGGCTGGGAATGCTGGTGCGATGGCATGGAGGTTTCGCAGTTCACCTATTTCCAGCAGGTCTGCGGCATCGAATGCGCGCCTGTTTCGGGCGAGCTGACCTACGGGCTGGAGCGGTTGGCGATGTATGTCCAGGGCGTCGACCGCGTCTACGACCTGAATTTCAATGGACTGGAAGGGGCCGACAGGATCACCTATGGCGATATTTTCCTACAGGCCGAGCAGGAATATTCGCGCTTCAACTTCGAATTCGCCGATACCGGGTTGCTGTTCAGGCATTTCGACGACGCGGAGAAGGAATGCACGGCGCTGCTCAAGGCAGGGGCGCCGACCCATAATGGGCCGCACAAGCTCGTGCTGCCTGCCTACGACCAGTGCATCAAGGCCAGCCACGCCTTCAACCTGCTCGATGCGCGCGGGGTGATCTCGGTGACCGAGCGGCAGAACTACATCCTGCGCGTGCGCAATCTCGCCAAGGCTTGCGGCGAGGCGTTCCTCCAGACCGAAGCCGGCGGCATGAACATGAAAAGGGAAGCGGCCTGA